The genomic interval GAGGTCTGTGTTTCCAAGCTGCATTACCTTAAGTTTAGCAGTTATGTTATTTATTCCAAAGTAAGGATGATAGTTTAAAATTCCAAAAAGGTAATTGCCTTGCGATGCTTTTTCATATGCACGTAAGTTGGCATAGCTGGCGTTTTCACTATTATGATTTATAAGTGCTTTGACATCTGCAGGTACACTGGCATCAAGCTGACGGAAGTGTTCAGCTGTAATATAGTTATTGTCTTTGTTCGGGTTGCCATACATCATACAACGAGCAAATAGACGGAGAGAAACTTCATGTATGGTGTTATCTGTAGTAATAATCAGAATAAGGTTTTGAAGGTTCGTTTGAGCATTACCACCAGCAATACCACTACCACCCTCAATGTTATAACCTGTAAGCATACCTGTATAGATTGTGGTGTTGGCATCATATACTCGCTCAAGGTTACGTGTAAGAAACCATGCAATTATAAGGGATATGAGAGGCAGTATAACAAGATACCACCTTATTTTATATAAGAATCTGACTATATATCTGAAAATATCCATATTCTTTCTTGTTATTTGATTTCTTTTTTAGATTTCTCAGCTTTTTCTTTCTTCTCACGCTCTGCTTTTTCCATAGCAGCAATTTTCTTTTCTTCTTTCTCTGTCTCTTCTTTAATACGCTTTTCAATAGCTTTGTTTTCTTTGCGTATCTGCTTTTCAGACTTCCTGACTGTGCTATCTAAGGTAATTTCTGTGGTGGTGTTTGTCAAAATAGGCGTGTGGCTGAGAATCTCAAGTGTAACTATGTCTGTGGTTATTTGAGTAAGTAAACCTTGATAGGTGTTCACTGCATTTTGTCCACGAAGACTACTATAGGCATAGTCACCAATCTGCATGTTGCCTTGATGGAAATCCTCTTCTTCCAATTGGTTCGCACCTTGATATATGGCAGCGCTTATACCAGCAGTCTTCAAGGCTGACAGGTTATTCGTAATACGAATGTAGAGCGTTACTATTTGAAGTTTGAGATCATCGAATGCTGCATCTTTTTTCAATTTTGCTTCTTCGACCAATAGACGTTTACGCCTTACCGACTGAGTGATGTCAAGAAGATCTTCAAGTGGTACGTTTACGCTAACACCAATGTTCCAATAATTCTGCTCTGACCCCTGAAACTGATAAATCATTGTGCTGTATGTTGACGAGTTGTTTCCCCACATGTCTGTCTTTCCATAACTGTAACTACCGTGTCCATTGACATATGAGAAAATATGTTTCTTCTGTTTAGTTACATCAGCCTGAAGTATTTCCTGCTGTTTGGCAAACTGAAGGATGTTTGGATTTGATTTTGCATTCTCGAAGAGTACGCCAAGTGGTGGCAAATGGAAATCAGAGAAATTGATATCCTTACTAAAGCTAGAATCAAAGAAACCAGCACTAATACCACTGTCATCGAGCGTTTGTGACATTGCTGATGAGCCTATGGCACAAAAAGATACTATAAACAAAAGTCGTTTCAACATTTTCATTGTCAGTCTTTATTTCAGACATTTTCGTCTTGAATGAATGCGAAAAGTGTGCGCCAGATAATCTTCATGTCAAGAGCAAAGTTATATGTCTGACCATAGAGAATGTCGAGCTGTTTTCTCTCTTCGGCGGACATATTACCTCCTTTTCCCCGTTCTTCAACCTGCCATAGGCCAGTAAGTCCTGCAGGAGCCATGAAGCGATCGATACTTGAGTCGGCAGTTAACTTCTCAGCTTCGTAGAGTGGGAGAGGACGGTTACCAACTATAGACATGTCGCCTTTGAGGATATTGAATAGCTGTGGCAATTCGTCAATACTTGTCTTGCGGATGAAACGGCCTACCTTTGTTATGCGTGGATCATTTTCAATTTTGACGAATGCATTATTTATGTCTTCTTCTTTCTGTTTAGAGAAATCGCTTTCTGATACGACAAAGTCGTCTCCAACAAGCATTACCTCATCGTCGCTAATCATCATCTCAGACTCCATACCCAAGTCGAACATGTTCTGCTCTGCTTCTTCGCCTAAGGGTGATGTTATAACGGTCTTTGGCTCTTTTTCGTCTTCTTTATGCTCGGCATATTGGTTGTTACTCTTGCTCAGTTCTTTAAGACGCTTGTCTGCATCGTTATACATTGAACGGAACTTGAGAAAATCAAAGATGGTATAGTTAGTTCCTACACGTTTTGATTTGTAAAGCACAGGACCTTTAGGATCTTCAATCTTTATTGCTATTGCTGTGATAATCATCGGAATTGCAGCAATAATCAGACCAATAAGCGAGAAAACGATATCGAAAGTACGTTTCCAAAGAGGAATTTTAAAACTGAGGATCTTCTGCTTTGTTGTTTGGCGAGTGAAGAGAACGTCTTCTCTGTTACATATAAACATCAACTTCTTGTTCATATCAGTAACAGAAGCGTTAATGTCTAATGTATCGTTGATACCGCACTGTTGATATGTCTGTCGCTCTTCTTCGTCCATGGCAGCCGTTAGCAGAATGATATACACATCTTTATTGTTCTTGCGGAGATATGTAATTGCTGTTATATCTTCAGCTCTCACGTTTTTCTCGTAGAACAATATGAAATGCTCGTTACCTTTGCTTGATGAGCAAACAGTAGCAGCCTCTTTATATGTTTTTGTGAAGATGACTTGTCTGCCTGGCAGATACTTCAGTCGTTCCTCTGTTTGTGGATTGTTTCCTAAATAGATGATACCTATCATGGCATAATGACGTATCAATAATATGGCGTTTTCTGATTACTTAATTTGGCAGAATCTTTTTTACCCTAATCTTAAGCTCCATTGGGTTGAATGGCTTTACAATATAGTCTTCTGCACCGATCTCAAGCAGACGAATGCGCTCGCTAGTTGAGTCTTCGCTTGAAAGCATTATAACTGGAATATGACGGAAAAGCTCGTTCTGCTTAATCCACTCAAGGAAATCATCTCCGCGCATTCCTGGCATACGGATGTCTGAAATAATGAGGTCTGGAGTGTTACCAGCTTGCAGCCATTTAACACCCTGAAGTCCGTCAGGTAACCATTGCACGTCATAATCGCTCATAAGATAAATTGAGAGAACTTTTGCAATGGTTTCTTTGTCGTCAAGAATCAAAATTTTCTTTTTCATATATGAAATATTTTTCCTAAATTAACCAAGGTTGATTGTTTATAAAGTGCAAAGTTAAGAAAAAACTTGGAAAGGTCGTAAAAAAATAAGCAAAAATTAAAGAAAAAGTGATTATTTTTGTTGGTAAGGAAAAGTTTTTAGGGAAAATCATCGTTCATTCGTATAATTATACAGACTGTAATTTTTAAACTTTATATTCAATGACACAGAGATATCTTTTAGGTTTCGACGTAGGCAGCTCTTCTGTAAAGGCTTCGCTCGTCAATGCAGACAATGGTAAGTGTGTTTCATCTGCTTTCTTCCCAGAAAAGGAAGCCCCAATAATGGCTGCTAAGGCTGGATGGGCAGAACAGGAACCCGAATCTTGGTGGAAGTATGCTAAGCAGTCTCTTCAGAAAATAATGGCAGACGCTCAAGTTAAAGGAGATGAAATCGTTGCAATAGGTATTTCATACCAAATGCACGGATTAGTTTGTGTGGACAATAATCTTAAGCCTTTGCGTCCAGCCATTATTTGGTGCGATTCACGTGCTGTTCCTTATGGTGAACGTGCTTTCAGCGAGCTCGGAAGCAATCAGTGCTTGGCTCATCTGCTTAACTCGCCTGGTAACTTTACAGCAGCTAAACTTGCGTGGGTTAAAGAAAATGAGCCAGAACTGTTCGAGAAGATATATAAGATTATGCTTCCTGGCGATTATCTTGCAATGCGTCTAAGCGGCACAGTTAATACTACGGTTAGTGGCTTGAGTGAAGGAATGTTTTGGGATTTCAAAGAGAATAGTATTGCAAAGTTCCTTCTTGATTATTATGGTATTTCTGAATCACTCATTCCTGATATTAAACCTACGTTTTCAGAACAATGTGTTGTAAGCAAGGAGGCTGCTGAGGAATTGGGACTGAAAGCTGGTACGCCTATTACATATCGTGGTGGAGACCAGCCAAATAACGCTCTGTCATTAAATGTTTTTGAACCAGGTGAAATTGCTGCTACAGCAGGAACTAGTGGAGTTGTTTATGGCGTTCTTGGTGAGGTCGGTTACGACACGAAATCTCGTGTTAACACATTCGCTCATGTAAACCATAGTGCTGATGCGACCCGCTTAGGAGTACTTCTTTGTATTAATGGTACAGGTATTCTTAATGCTTGGATGCATCGCAATGTAACTTTTGATATGGGATATGCTGAGATGAATGATTTGGCAGCTCAGGCTACAATCGGTTCTGATGGCGTTTGTATCATGCCTTTTGGCAATGGTGCAGAAAGAGTTCTTGAGAACAAGGAACTTGGTTGTTCGATTCATGGACTCAACTTCAATAAACATACTCGTGCACATATTGTACGTGCTGCTCAGGAAGGAATTGTTTTCTCGTTCTGTTACGGTATGGAAATAATGCGTGAGATGGGTATGGATATCAAGAAGATTCATGCTGGCAAGGCAAACATGTTCCTCTCACCACTTTTCCGCAACACCTTAGCAGGAGTGAGTGGAGCAACAATTGAACTATATGAGACAGATGGTTCGGTAGGTGCTGCTAAGGGTGCTGGTATGGGCGCTGGAATATATAGTGACCATAATGATGCTTTCTCAACACTTGAGAAATTACAGGTTATTGAACCAGATTCAGCTCATCGTGATGAGTATTTGGCAGCTTACACACATTGGAAGCAGGTAATGGAGAAACAACTCTAATGCTATTGTGCTAAGTCTGAAAGTTAGCGGCTGCTTCATTAATGAGGCAGCCGCTATTAAGTTTATTGTAATTGTTTAATGACTTTTGCAGGAACGCCAGCAACTATTGTATAAGGTGGCACGTCTTTAGATACAACAGCTCCGGCTGCTACTACTGAGTGTGTTCCTATAGTTACTCCTGGCAACACAACAGCATTTGCGCCTATCCATACATCATCGTTAATAGTAACTGCTTTTGTACTTACACCTTGCTGGTCGATGCGTTTCGTCGTATCATCGAAATTGTGGTTTAGCGCAGTAACGGTAATGCCTTGGGCAAGATTCACATTGTTTCCAATTCTTACAGGGCCAATAATGGTGTTGTGGAGCCCTACACGCGTATAATCTCCGATAATCACATCGCCGACGGCATTGTTGATGCACGAGAACGACTCTATTACACTTTTCCTTCCGAGCGAGAAAAGTCGATATGGAGGCGTGTCCATGCGTACAGAGCTGTGAATGACACTACCTTTGCCGCGATGTTGGTAAAGTGGAGCGAGAAGGCGTATATACCAGCGCGGACGGGTCTCCGTCTGGTTCATAACTAAGAAGTCCACGAACTTTTTAAGCCGTGGACTATTCTTTAGATTTGCGCGTATTGAATCTGCGTTCATAGTTATAAATATATGAAACAGATGATCATTCCGAATGTTTATCCCAGATACTTCATAAGTATCTTG from Prevotella sp. E13-27 carries:
- a CDS encoding TolC family protein → MLKRLLFIVSFCAIGSSAMSQTLDDSGISAGFFDSSFSKDINFSDFHLPPLGVLFENAKSNPNILQFAKQQEILQADVTKQKKHIFSYVNGHGSYSYGKTDMWGNNSSTYSTMIYQFQGSEQNYWNIGVSVNVPLEDLLDITQSVRRKRLLVEEAKLKKDAAFDDLKLQIVTLYIRITNNLSALKTAGISAAIYQGANQLEEEDFHQGNMQIGDYAYSSLRGQNAVNTYQGLLTQITTDIVTLEILSHTPILTNTTTEITLDSTVRKSEKQIRKENKAIEKRIKEETEKEEKKIAAMEKAEREKKEKAEKSKKEIK
- a CDS encoding sugar transferase → MIGIIYLGNNPQTEERLKYLPGRQVIFTKTYKEAATVCSSSKGNEHFILFYEKNVRAEDITAITYLRKNNKDVYIILLTAAMDEEERQTYQQCGINDTLDINASVTDMNKKLMFICNREDVLFTRQTTKQKILSFKIPLWKRTFDIVFSLIGLIIAAIPMIITAIAIKIEDPKGPVLYKSKRVGTNYTIFDFLKFRSMYNDADKRLKELSKSNNQYAEHKEDEKEPKTVITSPLGEEAEQNMFDLGMESEMMISDDEVMLVGDDFVVSESDFSKQKEEDINNAFVKIENDPRITKVGRFIRKTSIDELPQLFNILKGDMSIVGNRPLPLYEAEKLTADSSIDRFMAPAGLTGLWQVEERGKGGNMSAEERKQLDILYGQTYNFALDMKIIWRTLFAFIQDENV
- a CDS encoding acyltransferase, with amino-acid sequence MNADSIRANLKNSPRLKKFVDFLVMNQTETRPRWYIRLLAPLYQHRGKGSVIHSSVRMDTPPYRLFSLGRKSVIESFSCINNAVGDVIIGDYTRVGLHNTIIGPVRIGNNVNLAQGITVTALNHNFDDTTKRIDQQGVSTKAVTINDDVWIGANAVVLPGVTIGTHSVVAAGAVVSKDVPPYTIVAGVPAKVIKQLQ
- a CDS encoding response regulator transcription factor gives rise to the protein MKKKILILDDKETIAKVLSIYLMSDYDVQWLPDGLQGVKWLQAGNTPDLIISDIRMPGMRGDDFLEWIKQNELFRHIPVIMLSSEDSTSERIRLLEIGAEDYIVKPFNPMELKIRVKKILPN
- a CDS encoding xylulokinase, with protein sequence MTQRYLLGFDVGSSSVKASLVNADNGKCVSSAFFPEKEAPIMAAKAGWAEQEPESWWKYAKQSLQKIMADAQVKGDEIVAIGISYQMHGLVCVDNNLKPLRPAIIWCDSRAVPYGERAFSELGSNQCLAHLLNSPGNFTAAKLAWVKENEPELFEKIYKIMLPGDYLAMRLSGTVNTTVSGLSEGMFWDFKENSIAKFLLDYYGISESLIPDIKPTFSEQCVVSKEAAEELGLKAGTPITYRGGDQPNNALSLNVFEPGEIAATAGTSGVVYGVLGEVGYDTKSRVNTFAHVNHSADATRLGVLLCINGTGILNAWMHRNVTFDMGYAEMNDLAAQATIGSDGVCIMPFGNGAERVLENKELGCSIHGLNFNKHTRAHIVRAAQEGIVFSFCYGMEIMREMGMDIKKIHAGKANMFLSPLFRNTLAGVSGATIELYETDGSVGAAKGAGMGAGIYSDHNDAFSTLEKLQVIEPDSAHRDEYLAAYTHWKQVMEKQL